The genomic region aaactattcatgatatggatttgaaacttggtatacatgttaacaaggtaatgtatatgtgccttttcatactaagaaatttgagaaatttttatttttagctcatctggaccaaaggtccagtgggtttatgccatgggctgctgaggccagtgtaaagaggtagggttggtttcctgcagcacaacttgaaaaacgTGAGGACTTGTATCTTGAAAGTTggcatatagggtgggggatatagatgactgtcttcttgttaaTCAATCCTTCATTGCTCAGTCATTGTCCATAAGATTTCTTATGCCATaagacctgttttttttttgtttgttttttttatatcttcttaGCAGTGTCATGGCGTGGAGtgtcctgtgtttgtgttgttgcCTTTCCTTTGCATTAATTTACACCAGTGTCCAAGGACATCCGAAACAGCATTCTGACTCTGATGACCATGAAAGCCACATAAAATCCCTGAACGAGGCGAACAATGAGTTTGCTTTCCGCCTGTACAAAAGCATTGTGTCTGGTGCTCAGTCCCAGAATGTGTTCTTCTCGCCACTGAGTGTGTCCACCGCATTGGCTGCGCTGTCTTTAGGAGCAGGCGGTGAGACTCATCAACAGCTTCTCAGTGGCCTCGGATTCGACACTTCTGCCTTCACCAGTGAGCAGATTCATCAAGCCTTCCTCAGTCTCCTCCTAAACTTCAATCAGAGGACAGGGATAGATCTGAACATTGGAACTGCTGTCTATGTCAATAATACCTTTAAACCTCATCCAGAATTTCTGGAGAACCTTAAGCGGTTCTATCTTTCCGATGGCTTCTCTGTTGATTTCACAAATACCACAGAGACCACAAATGAAATCAACAAATACGTAAGTGAAAAGACGCACGGCAAAATCAACAATTTTATTGAAAACCTGGATCCAGAGACCATCATGTATCTGCTCAGCTATATATATTTTAAAGGTAAGCTCATTTGATTATGTCATGGTATTTTCATGGACATTACTTGTGTTTTGAATAACcgttgaacattttttttttcctctttaggTAAATGGTGTGTCCCATTTGACCCCAAAAACACTAGAGAGGATCAATTCCATGTGGATACAGAAACAACCGTTCCAGTTCAAATGATGTTTGTGAAGGATGACTTTTACAGCTACTATGATCATCAACTGGCTGTCAGAGTCCTTCGTTTGAATTACAAAGGTTCATTCTCCATGATACTGGCACTGCCTGATAAAAATATTACCCTTTTGGAAGAGGCTTTGAGTCCACACCACATCACTAAGTGGCAAAAATGGATGTCAGAAAGGTACCTCTGAATTTTTGGTGCATACCAagtacgtacaaccccgattccaaaaaagttgggacaaagtacaaattgtaaataaaaacggaacgcaataatttacaaatctcaaaaactgatactgtattcccaatagaacatagataacatatcaaatgtcgaaagtgagacattttgaaatttcatgccaaatattggctcatttgaaatttcatgaccgcaacacatctcaaagttgggacaggggcaataagaggctggaaaagttaaaggtacaaaaaaggaacagctggaggaccaaattgcaactcattaggtcaattggcaataggtcattaacatgactgggtataaaaagagcatcttggagtggcagtggctctcagaagtaaagatgggaagaggatcaccaatccccctaattctgcgccgacaaatagtggagcaacatcagaaaggagttcgacagtgtaaaattgcaaagagtttgaacatatcatctacagtgcataatatcatcaaaagattcagagaatctggaagaatctctgtgcgtcagggtcaaggccggaaaaccatactgggtgcccgtgatcttcgggcccttagacggcactgcatcacatacaggcatgcttctgtattggaaatcacaaaatgggctcaggaatatttccagagaacattatctgtgaacacaattcaccttgccatccgccgttgccagctaaaactctgtagttcaaagaagaagccgtatctaaacatgatccagaagcgcagacgtcttctctgggccaaggctcatttaaaatggactgtggcaaagtggaaaactgttctgtggtcagacaaatcaaaatttgaagttctttttggaaatcagggacgccgtgtcattcggactaaagaggagaaggacgacccaagttgttatcagcgctcagttcagaagcctgcatctctgatggtatggggttgcattagtgcgtgtggcatgggcagcttacacatctggaaagacaccatcaatgctgaaaggtatatccaggttctagagcaacatatgctcccatccagacgacgtctctttcagggaagaccttgcattttccaacatgataatgccaaaccacatactgcatcaattacagcatcatggctgcgtagaagggtccgggtactgaactggccagcctgcagtccagatctttcacccatagaaaacatttggcgcatcataaaacggaagatacaacaaaaaagacctaagacagttgagcaactagaatcctacattagacaagaatgggttaacattcctatccctaaacttgagcaacttgtctcctcagtccccagacgtttacagactgttgtaaagagaaaaggggatgtctcacagtggtaaacatggccttgtcccaacttttttgagatgtgttttcatgaaatttaaatttttctcttgaaatgatacatattttctcagtttaaacatttaatatgtcatctatgttctattctgaataaaatatggaattttgaaacttccacatcattacattccgtttttatttacaatttgtactttgtcccaacttttttggaatcagggttgtagattaTGGGTTcaataaaacacattttttaattttataatcTATGAAATGTACAGAGTGACTCTCAGACCTATTGGACAATAGATGAGATTATTGCAAGTTATTTTCCATCTTAAGCCAAACCATAAGGGGTTTGAGTCATTATATTTTCATAGGTACGGAATGTATCAACATCAATCCTGACTTACATCATTCATCATCATGTGTAGAGCACTATAATGATTCTTTGGGAATCATAATTAATATTCTCTGAGGTTCATTTTGCCATATGGCCTGTTTAAG from Neoarius graeffei isolate fNeoGra1 chromosome 24, fNeoGra1.pri, whole genome shotgun sequence harbors:
- the LOC132872114 gene encoding alpha-1-antitrypsin-like, producing the protein MAWSVLCLCCCLSFALIYTSVQGHPKQHSDSDDHESHIKSLNEANNEFAFRLYKSIVSGAQSQNVFFSPLSVSTALAALSLGAGGETHQQLLSGLGFDTSAFTSEQIHQAFLSLLLNFNQRTGIDLNIGTAVYVNNTFKPHPEFLENLKRFYLSDGFSVDFTNTTETTNEINKYVSEKTHGKINNFIENLDPETIMYLLSYIYFKGKWCVPFDPKNTREDQFHVDTETTVPVQMMFVKDDFYSYYDHQLAVRVLRLNYKGSFSMILALPDKNITLLEEALSPHHITKWQKWMSERTFRVHVPKLSLKTSYSLCSILSELGFKDMFTANANFSGISDKKLLVSKVVHKATLDVDEAGTEATGVTGIGFVPYSAQITETLKFDRPFLTFIIDQKTNDVLFLGKIANPANSDVQ